In the genome of Brachypodium distachyon strain Bd21 chromosome 3, Brachypodium_distachyon_v3.0, whole genome shotgun sequence, the window ATGGAGATCCTGATCCATTAGAATCTTCACAGCAACATCCTGAAGTAACAATGTTAGAGCAACTCTTTTCATACTAAGAATAGCTACTGGAAACTTAGGTTTCTAATGTGAAAGAAGCTTGCTGGCTGGCCTCTGGCCAATATTCATCGGTGTACTGGATATACCTCTCACAAATGTAATTAAGTTAACATGTCAAATTAAGGATTCCAGAGAGGACATTGCAGGATGCATGAAGAGGGATGTCGCGTGTATATGTTCCTATTAGTGTGCCCACAGGCATGTTGGCAGGTTGGAAATTAATGCACGTGGATAAACAGGcatgggcatgggtggcctcTATCCATACTCTTTTCCAAATGGATGTTCTCACCAAATGGACTGCAGTCTGGCCAGCAGAAGACATCTTTCCTACAGAACCTCAATTATTGATCCtccaatttttttagaaacacagtGCAGACACTCACAAACACACACGTACACTCACGCAGTACAGATACAGACGCTATGGCATTTTCAAGCTGTCTTAGCTAATTAGTACTAGTTTATTTCTACAGAAATGCCTTTACATCTGTGATGGGTCTTTGATGTTAGATGCTGTCCTCAAGTGGCCTCCTTCGCCGGGGTCAATTAGTACTAGTTTATTTCTACAGAAATGCCTTTACATCTGTGATGGGTCTTTGATGTTAGATGCTGTCCTCAAGTGGCCTCCTTCGCCGGGGTCAAACTCCACAGGCCAGTATTCTTTGACATCTGTACTTTGCATTGCAATCCTTCTCAGATAGATAAACTCTTCCTCCGCAGACATATGATTTCTGAAGATTCAAGAGATAAATAAATTTTGTTTGCATTAGACTGTGAATTATGTTGCCTGACATACTGATTTtacttcctttcttttttggctTGGTCATGTGTTGTTGTGGCGGGCACAGTACCCACGGCTGACAGGCATGGGCAACCACTACCTGTGTGCCTACTGTGCATATTGTCATTCCTATTATCGGAGAGTTCATAATCCAAGTTGTGTACTTACAGGTTAAAGTGAGATATAGAGAATATTTCATCAACCAAACCATGAATGCTTGCAATAAACGAAAAGGCAACATACCGAGCCATTCCAATCTGCACGGTGCACAGTTCCAAAAGAACctgaaaattattttattagtACAAACTGCAATAACTTGAAATGGGAGACTGGTTATTCATTCTTCTAAAAATGTGTGCACTAAGAAGCCTAGTACCCTAGAGTACCTGAAAGGCACACTTTGGCTACCTTCAGCCAACAGTGTATGCAGACTTTATTGTGTGGTACAATGGAGATTAAACACCGAAGTACAACAGAAAAGTATCATCTCAATGACAAAACATACCAGCGCCGATTTTTTCTCTCACAGCAAGTTTGTTCCATGGAATAATCAAGTCCTCTATGTTTAGAGAGATATCACTGAAGGGATCACTTTGTTCAGATAGGGTATCTTCAGGAAAACTGAAATTGTTATTAATATTATTAGCCTTGGATGCTGGAAATATCTAATTTACTTATCATCCTATCTGTATACCTCCTTTGCCTTATAAAATTTCCATCTTGACCGTTTCGTTGAGCATCACCCTTAATATGAGAAAAGGTAGCTTGCAAATCACTTTTTGTTGCGCGTGATGGCTTTGGACCAAGATTTGATCCCATGCCCTCATCTAAGTCAACAACTGTTCCTGacattattaaaaaaacaacaacagatgATATAGTGAAAAGAAGAGTGTGTGTGCGGAAGGGAAGGAGGGGGGAGGGAGAGACCTGCGGCTGGAACATTGAACAAGAGATTTAGTGATTGACAATCAAGGAAATACTGCTTGGCTAATGACTTGAAGTTATCAACAATAGCAACTGAACTGTGTTTCGGTGGGCGCAATGGTGATGAAATGGACATAGACGATAGACCATTCAAAAGGGAGTCAGGTTCAGACAAGAAGCCTGGGTTCCCTATCAAATCAATTAGATATTCCCTGCatttgaaacaaaataaagtcAAGAACTGATAAAGCTACCATCTACATCCAGATACGTTGACGGATGGAACATAAACATAATTTATAAGGCAAGATTCAATACATAAATTCAGTtacaacatggcaacattttaggttttttttttctcaagccCGCACCTAAATGCGCgtcattttgtattagaagAAGGTGTCAAAGCGACGCAACCGAGTGCGGTCAAGTACAAAACAAAAGGTCACAAAAGCAAATCCcacaaaagaagaacaagagaaagaaaataaagacaAAAACACAGAAGCAAGGCAAAAACCGTTGTGCGAGATGCCCTCCTGGATCCAATCCACAACGCGACCGACGGCCATCAGGGACGACAGCTTTGTTGACTGGTGGCAATTGGCTTGCGACTCCGCTCTGGCGCCTCATGTAAGGGAACCTCCTCGATGGTCGTGCTCACAGCGTGGTGGATCTGGAAGCACTGCAATTCTGCCATCTTTGACAACACTCAACCTTGCTAGGCTGCGTTCCTCAACACCACTCGGGCAGAGGCCCACCAATGGACGATGGCGGAGGCCAAGAGCTTAGGAGCGCTCCTTCCGGCAGGGCTTAGCAAGTGGAGTGTCATGTTGTATCTGTCAGGTGTGGGACCATCCGTGGCCTTGTACATGAGtttctttctatcaatgcatcgagacacaatgctttgagttttcttgaaagagaaaaaactGTGCTGGCCCGCAGCTGTCTTAGGCTGCTAGCAGATCAGGCAGCCTAGCATGCCAAGGGAGGCGTCTCAGAGCCTTAGTGACAGCCAGCATCCGCAGTTTGGCTCATCAAGGATGGATCTACAAGAGCACCACAGTCAGGCGAAGCCCTGTCAAAGATGCAGTCATTGCGAAGCCTCCACATGGTCAAGATGATGAGCAACCATCTGCTTGCGCCTTGCTGGCCTCCATTCACTCGGCCGCGGACTGGAACCAAGAGAGGAAGTCCTCATCAAGTTCCTGCCATCCTGCGTGATGCCTTGAAGCAAGAACTGTGCCAACACAGCATGCCAGACCACCCTCACAAAGGCGCAGCCAGAAAGGGGGTGAGAGATCAATTCGTTGGCTTGGTCGCAGAACAGGCAAGTCACCAGGTTTGGTAGGCCATAAACTTGTTATCCAGCTTGTAAGTCTCGGTTGGTAATTGGCCCAGCACAGGTTCCAGATGGAAAGAGGGACTCCCAGGTATGGAATTTGAAATGGCTTGATTGGGCACACCAAGTTTTGCTACTCCCATCCGACGTGGCGATGATGAGGTAACATTAGGCTGGCTGCTAAGAGAGATAACATCCCTTTCGTTCACCTCATCCCAAAGTCATAAATATTCAGGTAAATTGAAGATTCCAATAGAAATGGGAATAACTTTATGAGCATGCATGTACAAATCACTTGTAGGATATGTTTGACGAGAAGCTGACAGCAACATAATCTTTACACATCATATCTCCGAAAAAGAACCTTGGTACCATAAATTTAGTTATATATTTTGCTATCCTCATCTTTGTAATAATTGGTGACATACATTGTAACCTATTAGGCATAAGGTCGTGGTTATTAAGGTCATGGGTTTAGCACCCCATTCTCCTTATAAGCAAAGGCACACAGCTCCTCTTGTgtgttttcatttcttttttcgtTGAATACTACAATATTTAGCAAAGGTGCAACACATTTGGTCAGGATCACAACCTGTTGTGGCAAAAGCGCACCAAGCAAGAGGCAGCACCAACAGCTTTGCAATATTTGCATCCCCTCACAATTCGACAAGGAAGATTGATAGAATCTGCTAGGGTCTGTTTCCcaaaagaacagaaaataGGATCAGTAGAGAACTGGAATCAAGATTCAAGAATAATAggataaaagaaaatgaaacatGGAACAATATACAGCATCTTTCAAAGCTGTGCATAATCACTGGATTAGTACTCTATTACAAAACAAAGATATAATATATGCTAACAAGGAAAATTCTAGTTCGGCTGAAAATACTGCCATTGGGGATGAAGACCGTAAATgtcaattttgttttctatatAGCTGCAGAAGCAGGGTTCTTTTTTGGGAAGCAGAATAGAAGCAAGGTCACCTTGAACAGCAACGCTCGGTGGGAACAAAGGCCAACTGATAACTTCCCAATCGGAAGCAAAACAGAAGCTGAGCTAATCTTGAGGAACCCAACGGAGTCTCTCCACCGGGGAGCCAACTCATGTTCTTCGGTGGATGCTACTGAACCCCTTAGACAGAAATAGATTCATGTAAGACAGACAGGAGGAATAGATCCAATGTACCGGCAAGATCGCATAGGAAATTAAATTGCATATCAGCTCACCCCATCTTCACGGACACAATGCTGGCGAGGCGAGTTGTTATTTCCTTGGTGTCGGCACAGCTCCGAGAGACGTCAATCGCGGTGCTAATCTGCTGCCTCAGGTCATAGTCGGCCACCTTATCTATGAGAACGATCTCAATGGATGATTCGGTGGGATTCAAAGCCTTGAGGGACTCGATGGACGGGACACGCCCGCCGTCCTGCACGTCGGTGCAGAGGGTCCATATGAAGGGATCCATCCCCTGGATGAGGTAGAAGCCATCTGAGACCTTGTCGGAGTAGGACAAGCTGCCATTGACCTGCCACGCCATGCGGTGGTCAGCACTAGAATCAGTCAGACGTTCGTCGCATTTCTGAAAAACTGACGGGTAGAGaagtggggggggggggggggggggggcggaaTTTGCAAACCCAGAAGCGGTAGGAGAGGGACTGGGGCGAGGTGGCGATGTCGtggtggtcggcggcggaggagtcgAGGAAGTTAGGGTCGGCGGCGGAAGCGGCATCGGAGCAGAGGCGGAGCGCGAGGGCGAGCTGGAGCTGGTaagcctcctccgcctgctgCGCCCAGCttttgctgccgccgccgctgctgcccggCGGTCGATCCGCGTCGCCCCTGTGCTCCGCATTGGCGACGGTGGAGACGGAGGAGAATACCTCGCCGTCTTCGCCGCCGACGCTGCTCCCGCTGGACTGCCGCTGCAGCCGCAGCCAGTCCGCCACGCCAACGCCCAGCTGCGGGCTGTGCCGCTGCGGTGGGGGCTTGaacgaggaggcggcggcgtcggaaGCCGCTGGAGGGTAGTGCGGCGAGCAGCCGTcgttgctggtgctggtgggAGGAGAGGTGGCGAGGAGAGAGTAGGGCGCAGGGGcgcgcctcccgccgccgcccatcatCGGTGCGGGCCACTTGGCGTCCTTCATCTCGCGCCGCCCCTCGCGTAGGCGCGTGTCGAGCCAACGGCAGCTATCTACACCTAGCACATCCCTGGGCCTTTTTAGTTCGGCGTCGGCGTGGCGCAAGGGGGGACGGCgatggaggagaagagcaATGGAGTGCGTGCGTTCCTCGGAGAGTGAAACGGCAGGTGGACACGACGACTGGCGGATTGGACAAGTGGGGGTACGTGCTCATCTTCGCCTTGGTTCCGATGCATTGCATCGCTCCCGTGCCCCTAGTTCCCCACGAGCGCTTGTCCCCCTAGTGGTACGTGTGGGCAAATCGGTGTTCCTGCCTCCGAGGTAGATTTTGTACCATTAATATCTTCTTCGTCTTGGATGAAAGGTCGAAAGCAAACTGAGCTCTATTGCGGACTACTCCAGCGTAAAACCCTGAAGCGCTTAACGTAGCAAGCGCCTGACGACAGCTTTTCGATCAATGTGTAAAATAGGTTCACTTTGACCACTATGACCACTAGGCTGATCCGAAGATATCGGTCGTCGAGATAGACGGTCGTCGATCCGCTTGTGTCAACAAAGACCCGAGTGTTGTAATTTGGAATCCTACCGTTGgccatcaaatcaaatcatctGTCTCTAGCGCTCTCAACAGAAGTCTGCCGGCAGCGCACGCACTGGTGGGCGATACACATATTGCTCGTGAAGGCCCTCCGATGCTTTCACAAACGTCAGCCGGTCTTGGCTGACAAATCATTTCAGGTTTTGTTTGGtattagtgtattttttaaaCCACTAATGTTTTGATATTTGAGATTTTTGGACTCTGAAAATGAATGAAATAGGGAGCGAACGTTCGTTCCTTGGTCTTTTGGCGACGGGGAGAACTAAAGTTCCCATTTTACGAAATTAAACTTTCGCTCTCTAGCCTTCTGACGCGGCGGGGTAAAGTTGCCAACCGCATAGAACCAAAATTGTCAGCCTCACAGACCAAAGTTGCCACTCTAcaaaactaaagttgccatATCAAGgaactaaagttgtcaccCCACAAGACACGTGGCACGATCTCAGGCAGAGCCTTCTCAATCGGATGGCTAGCAGATTGTTCGCTTCGAGAGACTAaagagcgaacgttcgctcaaTATAAATTCCGTTCGATCAATGTAAATAGGTTCACTTTGACCACTAGGCTGATCCGAAGATATCGTTCGTCGATCCACTTGTGTCAACAAAGACCCGAGTTTTGGAATTTGGAATTCTACCGTTGGCCATCATATCCTCTGTCTCTAGCGCTCTCAATAGAATGGAACGGCGCACGCACTGGTATAAGaacccaaaacactagtgttttaaaaaaaatatgagaagCGTTTCaatttggtacaaaaatgAGTGTTTTGTGGGGAAAACTAGGTATAATCCCCTCTAATTCTTCataccaaacaaccatttgggATAGTGTTTTTCAATTCAAAGTGGATAATACACTAGAAAATCACAAAAACACTAGCGCCAAACAAGCCCTCACGCTTCAAATGACCAGAGAGCCCATTCAGGTCATGGCTACTGTCTGTCTATGCAGGTAGTAGTATATTTCTCCATCTTCATTCAGGCAAGATATCGCCTACCCCTTGAGGCTCTGTTCGGTTGCATCGATACCGGCAGGGATTGAAATGGATTCGGGGGAAcatgaactaaaatttcacTCATCCTAGTTGATCCCCACCGGGTTGGGCATAACCAAATTAGCCTTGAGGAGATTGTGTTGGACAAGAACGCTTTCTTTGACGGATCCTCCGTCAGAATGGTGATCGCTCCGATCATTCGGAGAAAGGCACCCGCCAACAATAGCTGATCACAGGGTCATGTGGTTGTGGACATAGATTCCCATGGGAACAAAACACATATGCTGCATGGTCCTAGAGAGTGCAGTGGTGTTATACACATCTATGGTGCGGGAGTTGCCAAACACCAACAACTGAGTTCtggttgtttttctttctttctgataTCTTCAGAACCAACATGAAGGCGTTGGTTGTCCTCCATCAAGCGCAACGATGGTGCCCTACCTACTGGTTCACCATCACCTTGTTGAAGTCACTGGTGGCCCGACTGCTCCCCTGCAGTATCTCAGCATCGGTGGTCGCCTGTGAAAGCGTCGGAGTTGTGAACCGTTGTTGGGTTAAGTGGGCAAAAGGCCAGGTTTTGTGATACATAAGTTCCAAACGTAGGGGTTCTATGATATTtacttttttaaaaaactaaaCCCTCCCAAGTGGCCATGTCCCCATCCCACCCACCCTCTATTCCTTCCTGTAATCAACCCCCACCCATGAGGCCACGATTCCACGAACCATCCGCCGCCGACCAAAACTCTCCTCCACGAGCCAACAGGCTCTCGGCTCTCCAATAGCAGCTTCCCGCCGCTTGCGTCGGTGCATCTCCACGCCGCCATTGCGTCTAGGTTGCGCCACTCTGCCGTCGCCTGCTCCAGCCTGCGGCGCGTCGGCTGGGGTGAACCCACGGGTCTACCCGACCCGTGTGGTAAAAGTTTTGATCCGATGTCAGGTCCGGGTTCT includes:
- the LOC100838916 gene encoding serine/threonine-protein kinase CTR1 isoform X4, whose translation is MKDAKWPAPMMGGGGRRAPAPYSLLATSPPTSTSNDGCSPHYPPAASDAAASSFKPPPQRHSPQLGVGVADWLRLQRQSSGSSVGGEDGEVFSSVSTVANAEHRGDADRPPGSSGGGSKSWAQQAEEAYQLQLALALRLCSDAASAADPNFLDSSAADHHDIATSPQSLSYRFWVNGSLSYSDKVSDGFYLIQGMDPFIWTLCTDVQDGGRVPSIESLKALNPTESSIEIVLIDKVADYDLRQQISTAIDVSRSCADTKEITTRLASIVSVKMGGSVASTEEHELAPRWRDSVGFLKISSASVLLPIGKLSVGLCSHRALLFKTLADSINLPCRIVRGCKYCKAVGAASCLVRFCHNREYLIDLIGNPGFLSEPDSLLNGLSSMSISSPLRPPKHSSVAIVDNFKSLAKQYFLDCQSLNLLFNVPAAGTVVDLDEGMGSNLGPKPSRATKSDLQATFSHIKGDAQRNGQDGNFIRQRSFPEDTLSEQSDPFSDISLNIEDLIIPWNKLAVREKIGAGSFGTVHRADWNGSDVAVKILMDQDLHPERLKEFLREVAIMKSLRHPNIVLLMGAVTQPPNLSIVTEYLSRGNLYRLLHRHGARENLDERRRLSMAFDVAKGMNYLHKRNPPIVHRDLKSPNLLVDKKYTVKVCDFGLSRLKANTFLSSKTAAGTSFSVMFTSLSGWHQKFYVMSHPMKSLMCTALLLSYGSS
- the LOC100838916 gene encoding serine/threonine-protein kinase CTR1 isoform X2, producing the protein MKDAKWPAPMMGGGGRRAPAPYSLLATSPPTSTSNDGCSPHYPPAASDAAASSFKPPPQRHSPQLGVGVADWLRLQRQSSGSSVGGEDGEVFSSVSTVANAEHRGDADRPPGSSGGGSKSWAQQAEEAYQLQLALALRLCSDAASAADPNFLDSSAADHHDIATSPQSLSYRFWVNGSLSYSDKVSDGFYLIQGMDPFIWTLCTDVQDGGRVPSIESLKALNPTESSIEIVLIDKVADYDLRQQISTAIDVSRSCADTKEITTRLASIVSVKMGGSVASTEEHELAPRWRDSVGFLKISSASVLLPIGKLSVGLCSHRALLFKTLADSINLPCRIVRGCKYCKAVGAASCLVRFCHNREYLIDLIGNPGFLSEPDSLLNGLSSMSISSPLRPPKHSSVAIVDNFKSLAKQYFLDCQSLNLLFNVPAAVVDLDEGMGSNLGPKPSRATKSDLQATFSHIKGDAQRNGQDGNFIRQRSFPEDTLSEQSDPFSDISLNIEDLIIPWNKLAVREKIGAGSFGTVHRADWNGSDVAVKILMDQDLHPERLKEFLREVAIMKSLRHPNIVLLMGAVTQPPNLSIVTEYLSRGNLYRLLHRHGARENLDERRRLSMAFDVAKGMNYLHKRNPPIVHRDLKSPNLLVDKKYTVKVCDFGLSRLKANTFLSSKTAAGTPEWMAPEVLRDEPSNEKSDVYSFAVILWELMTLQQPWSNLNPAQVVAAVGFRGRRPEIPSSVDPKVAAIIESCWAKEPWRRPSFTSIMESLKPLIKVLPPHQLQEEH
- the LOC100838916 gene encoding serine/threonine-protein kinase CTR1 isoform X3, which translates into the protein MKDAKWPAPMMGGGGRRAPAPYSLLATSPPTSTSNDGCSPHYPPAASDAAASSFKPPPQRHSPQLGVGVADWLRLQRQSSGSSVGGEDGEVFSSVSTVANAEHRGDADRPPGSSGGGSKSWAQQAEEAYQLQLALALRLCSDAASAADPNFLDSSAADHHDIATSPQSLSYRFWVNGSLSYSDKVSDGFYLIQGMDPFIWTLCTDVQDGGRVPSIESLKALNPTESSIEIVLIDKVADYDLRQQISTAIDVSRSCADTKEITTRLASIVSVKMGGSVASTEEHELAPRWRDSVGFLKISSASVLLPIGKLSVGLCSHRALLFKTLADSINLPCRIVRGCKYCKAVGAASCLVRFCHNREYLIDLIGNPGFLSEPDSLLNGLSSMSISSPLRPPKHSSVAIVDNFKSLAKQYFLDCQSLNLLFNVPAAGTVVDLDEGMGSNLGPKPSRATKSDLQATFSHIKGDAQRNGQDGNFIRQRSFPEDTLSEQSDPFSDISLNIEDLIIPWNKLAVREKIGAGSFGTVHRADWNGSDVAVKILMDQDLHPERLKEFLREVAIMKSLRHPNIVLLMGAVTQPPNLSIVTEYLSRHGARENLDERRRLSMAFDVAKGMNYLHKRNPPIVHRDLKSPNLLVDKKYTVKVCDFGLSRLKANTFLSSKTAAGTPEWMAPEVLRDEPSNEKSDVYSFAVILWELMTLQQPWSNLNPAQVVAAVGFRGRRPEIPSSVDPKVAAIIESCWAKEPWRRPSFTSIMESLKPLIKVLPPHQLQEEH
- the LOC100838916 gene encoding serine/threonine-protein kinase CTR1 isoform X1, with protein sequence MKDAKWPAPMMGGGGRRAPAPYSLLATSPPTSTSNDGCSPHYPPAASDAAASSFKPPPQRHSPQLGVGVADWLRLQRQSSGSSVGGEDGEVFSSVSTVANAEHRGDADRPPGSSGGGSKSWAQQAEEAYQLQLALALRLCSDAASAADPNFLDSSAADHHDIATSPQSLSYRFWVNGSLSYSDKVSDGFYLIQGMDPFIWTLCTDVQDGGRVPSIESLKALNPTESSIEIVLIDKVADYDLRQQISTAIDVSRSCADTKEITTRLASIVSVKMGGSVASTEEHELAPRWRDSVGFLKISSASVLLPIGKLSVGLCSHRALLFKTLADSINLPCRIVRGCKYCKAVGAASCLVRFCHNREYLIDLIGNPGFLSEPDSLLNGLSSMSISSPLRPPKHSSVAIVDNFKSLAKQYFLDCQSLNLLFNVPAAGTVVDLDEGMGSNLGPKPSRATKSDLQATFSHIKGDAQRNGQDGNFIRQRSFPEDTLSEQSDPFSDISLNIEDLIIPWNKLAVREKIGAGSFGTVHRADWNGSDVAVKILMDQDLHPERLKEFLREVAIMKSLRHPNIVLLMGAVTQPPNLSIVTEYLSRGNLYRLLHRHGARENLDERRRLSMAFDVAKGMNYLHKRNPPIVHRDLKSPNLLVDKKYTVKVCDFGLSRLKANTFLSSKTAAGTPEWMAPEVLRDEPSNEKSDVYSFAVILWELMTLQQPWSNLNPAQVVAAVGFRGRRPEIPSSVDPKVAAIIESCWAKEPWRRPSFTSIMESLKPLIKVLPPHQLQEEH